In Planctomycetia bacterium, one genomic interval encodes:
- a CDS encoding DinB family protein: MKTLADRFRQWYAHERDCNAKVLGMLQSVPAEKQSLPSFQRAVDKMAHLVAARQRWLFRLGVWTEQPAIFPKDTKVSDLPEKVSKTEEAWVEFLNTLDDAALNREIEWQIPDGKRYRWNIEGILTQTNGHAWYHRGQIAMLVADLGGAFVDTDYIFFCKLQPIENK; this comes from the coding sequence ATGAAAACACTCGCAGATCGTTTTCGACAATGGTATGCCCATGAGAGGGATTGCAATGCCAAGGTGCTGGGCATGCTGCAATCGGTGCCTGCTGAAAAGCAGTCGCTGCCCTCGTTCCAACGTGCGGTCGACAAGATGGCTCACCTGGTGGCAGCCAGGCAACGCTGGCTGTTTCGATTGGGAGTATGGACGGAACAGCCTGCCATTTTTCCCAAGGATACCAAGGTAAGCGACTTGCCGGAAAAAGTATCCAAAACCGAAGAAGCCTGGGTAGAGTTCCTGAACACGCTGGATGATGCTGCATTGAACCGCGAAATCGAGTGGCAGATTCCGGATGGCAAACGATATCGTTGGAACATCGAAGGTATTCTGACACAAACCAATGGCCACGCCTGGTACCATCGCGGCCAGATTGCCATGCTGGTCGCTGACCTGGGCGGAGCTTTTGTCGATACCGATTATATTTTCTTCTGCAAGTTGCAACCGATTGAAAACAAGTAA
- a CDS encoding hemolysin III family protein, whose amino-acid sequence MQPTSIPGFSDPVSSFTHLFVGVPFFVVMTVILVWRGRGDRGRMVTLGIYGFTNILLFTLSGVYHMLDRTSTARMVLQRLDHAAIFLLIAGTFTPAHYILFRGWKRWGPLAVVWGAAIAGITLKSIYFNDLSEFLGLSLYLGLGWLGMLSGYFIWFYYGGWLFRPLFWGGISYTVGAVLDFLQGPVLIPGVLSAHELFHIAVLAGAGWFCYFIYLIAPGNLQMIERKPRPEVMEELSH is encoded by the coding sequence ATGCAGCCCACCTCGATTCCAGGATTCAGTGATCCAGTCAGTTCGTTTACCCACCTTTTTGTGGGTGTTCCATTTTTTGTCGTAATGACGGTAATTCTGGTCTGGCGGGGCCGGGGTGATCGTGGCCGAATGGTGACGCTCGGTATTTACGGCTTTACAAACATCCTGCTGTTCACCTTGAGTGGTGTGTATCACATGCTGGATCGCACCTCGACAGCACGCATGGTGCTGCAGCGACTCGATCATGCAGCGATCTTTTTGCTGATTGCTGGTACCTTTACCCCGGCACATTACATCTTGTTTCGCGGCTGGAAACGCTGGGGACCACTCGCAGTTGTTTGGGGGGCAGCCATCGCGGGCATCACTCTCAAGAGCATTTACTTCAACGATCTGTCTGAATTTCTGGGTTTATCGCTCTACCTCGGACTTGGCTGGCTGGGCATGTTGTCAGGTTATTTCATTTGGTTCTACTACGGCGGCTGGCTGTTTCGCCCGCTGTTCTGGGGTGGGATTTCCTACACAGTTGGTGCGGTTCTCGATTTCCTGCAGGGACCGGTGCTGATCCCCGGCGTGTTGAGTGCCCATGAACTGTTCCATATTGCAGTACTGGCTGGCGCCGGGTGGTTTTGCTATTTCATTTACCTCATTGCACCGGGTAATCTGCAGATGATTGAACGTAAGCCCAGACCAGAAGTAATGGAGGAACTTAGCCACTGA
- a CDS encoding tetratricopeptide repeat protein, translating to MRWINWLVRLFKKPTPIVREKLVATSTTQTIAPAGAIDLPRQKLDQARAMGDNSPLMVFEHNGSMMVMDRDAYDFSFGPVVGSQPRQQDIDELFPQVTRVCVLDGSLYQGKPMSSLVIADVSDPSAIAELQQSLRIEKEADSNKHCHCLGGPTLELYHDKHLIAVIGLQHGKAIRWKRWHPDADLVDGDQLTRWLQNQGIASDKLKTLYERGNNHLLGDPPDMEFWKALNQLGERTRVLFQLGQQASMLPKVSELIAQYPHRPEPYSLRADIYDTLQQFEQMSADCQAAIDRGLRTAAIFFMRARCSNPHHDSDGVIADTSHALLYQPDYVDALNMRALAYSLSNQPDEALKDWESTIQKAPDWFTPYQLRAQLLHQQGKLDLAMKDINRALHLVEMQSIPEATANIYLLRGDIRWDLFQEEQALEDFKQAQSIFPAIAGKLGELLLRRGDRPRALEAFSSMIPLAPQDARGYAACATVHIMLEQYEQAIEKLTKAIHLQPDVFAYSLRAQAYQYLKRDEEALADYNQHLAIHPNDVNALVNRSSLTIKRGEYLRSLKDREDAHLQAPQPMTANLLAWALATTPIPELRDGTRAVGLAEQACIATEWKLDYMIDTLAAAYAEAGQFEEAKRYQQQVLDMMTKEPTESRRDRQARLKLYQNGQPYRLDQVNPPS from the coding sequence ATGCGTTGGATTAATTGGCTTGTTCGATTATTCAAAAAGCCGACACCAATAGTACGAGAAAAACTAGTAGCCACTTCCACTACTCAAACTATTGCACCCGCAGGGGCCATTGACCTGCCTCGGCAAAAGCTTGATCAGGCAAGAGCGATGGGAGACAACTCTCCCTTGATGGTCTTTGAACATAACGGCTCCATGATGGTGATGGATCGCGATGCTTACGATTTCTCGTTTGGCCCGGTAGTTGGTTCACAGCCTCGACAGCAGGATATTGACGAACTATTCCCCCAGGTTACTCGCGTCTGCGTTCTGGATGGTTCGCTATACCAGGGCAAGCCCATGTCGAGCCTGGTAATAGCTGATGTTTCTGACCCATCTGCTATTGCAGAACTTCAACAATCGCTCCGCATTGAGAAAGAAGCTGATTCGAACAAGCATTGTCATTGCCTGGGTGGACCGACGCTGGAGTTGTACCACGACAAACATCTGATTGCAGTGATCGGCTTGCAGCATGGTAAAGCCATACGCTGGAAACGCTGGCACCCCGACGCCGATCTGGTGGATGGCGATCAACTGACTCGCTGGCTGCAAAACCAGGGCATTGCCTCCGATAAATTGAAAACACTCTATGAACGGGGCAATAATCATCTGTTGGGCGATCCGCCTGATATGGAATTCTGGAAAGCACTGAATCAATTAGGTGAGCGTACCAGAGTATTGTTTCAACTGGGTCAACAAGCCTCCATGCTTCCCAAAGTAAGTGAGTTGATTGCACAGTATCCTCATCGCCCTGAACCTTACTCCCTTCGGGCAGATATTTACGATACGCTGCAACAATTCGAGCAGATGTCAGCAGACTGCCAGGCTGCAATAGATCGTGGGTTGCGCACTGCAGCCATCTTTTTCATGCGGGCACGCTGCAGCAATCCGCATCACGACTCGGACGGTGTCATCGCAGATACGTCTCATGCCTTGTTGTATCAACCTGATTATGTAGATGCCTTGAATATGCGTGCCTTGGCCTATTCATTGTCGAATCAACCTGATGAAGCATTGAAAGACTGGGAATCCACTATTCAGAAAGCACCTGACTGGTTTACTCCTTACCAGCTTCGCGCACAATTGCTTCATCAACAGGGCAAGCTCGACCTTGCGATGAAGGACATCAACCGTGCCCTCCACCTTGTGGAAATGCAATCTATCCCAGAGGCAACAGCGAATATCTATCTGCTGCGTGGCGACATTAGATGGGACCTTTTCCAGGAAGAACAGGCCCTGGAAGATTTCAAGCAGGCTCAGAGCATATTTCCCGCCATTGCGGGTAAGCTTGGAGAACTCTTGTTGCGACGCGGCGATAGGCCCCGTGCACTCGAAGCATTCTCCAGCATGATTCCGTTAGCACCGCAGGATGCACGAGGCTACGCAGCCTGTGCGACCGTGCATATTATGCTCGAGCAATACGAACAAGCGATTGAGAAACTGACCAAAGCCATCCACCTTCAGCCTGATGTTTTTGCCTACTCTCTTCGAGCACAGGCTTATCAATATCTGAAGCGTGATGAAGAAGCCCTAGCGGATTACAACCAGCATCTTGCTATACATCCCAACGATGTCAATGCTCTGGTGAACCGTTCTTCGCTCACCATAAAGCGAGGAGAATATCTGAGATCATTGAAAGATCGTGAAGACGCTCATCTACAGGCTCCTCAGCCAATGACAGCAAACTTACTGGCATGGGCACTTGCCACCACGCCGATTCCTGAACTGCGAGATGGCACACGCGCTGTTGGCCTGGCTGAACAAGCCTGCATCGCTACCGAATGGAAGCTGGACTATATGATAGACACGCTGGCCGCAGCGTACGCTGAAGCCGGTCAGTTTGAAGAAGCCAAACGATATCAACAACAGGTTCTGGACATGATGACTAAGGAACCAACTGAATCAAGGCGTGATCGTCAGGCCAGGCTCAAGCTGTATCAAAATGGACAGCCTTACCGGTTGGATCAAGTCAACCCGCCTTCCTGA
- a CDS encoding glycosyltransferase family 2 protein → MARSLTLVIPVLNEEGSLPTLFSEIQTALVQYDSPWNVVLVDDGSSDQTWNVIQDLAAQHAQVKGIRLRRTFGKAAALAAGFANVSSDFIVTLDGDLQDNPAEIPALIDELESRKLDLVSGWKKQRFDPWHKVWPSRIFNAMVSLITGVKLHDHNCGLKILRRQVAEEIQLYGERHRFIPVLAAARGFKVGEKVVQHRPRQHGRSKYGVGRMFKGFLDLFTIRFLTSYEHRPQHLMGILGMIFSVLGIIGIVYLTIIWFQPGQTPLHQRPLLTYSVASLLLGVQLFSIGLLAELITAQRQRNEDSFSIAERTEHKL, encoded by the coding sequence TTGGCCCGCTCGCTCACCCTCGTCATTCCGGTTTTGAATGAAGAGGGTAGTTTGCCAACACTCTTCTCCGAGATTCAAACGGCTCTGGTTCAGTATGACTCGCCGTGGAATGTTGTCCTTGTCGATGATGGCAGCTCCGATCAAACCTGGAACGTCATTCAGGACCTGGCAGCACAGCATGCACAGGTAAAAGGAATCCGGCTTCGCCGCACCTTTGGCAAGGCTGCTGCACTGGCGGCTGGATTTGCTAATGTCTCATCGGATTTCATCGTTACACTCGATGGCGACCTGCAGGATAACCCTGCTGAGATTCCAGCGCTCATCGACGAACTCGAATCACGTAAACTTGATCTCGTTTCAGGCTGGAAAAAACAACGGTTTGATCCGTGGCACAAGGTCTGGCCCAGCCGCATTTTCAATGCCATGGTCAGCCTGATCACCGGTGTGAAACTGCACGATCACAATTGTGGGTTGAAAATCCTCCGTCGCCAGGTTGCAGAGGAGATTCAACTATACGGCGAGCGGCACCGGTTTATCCCTGTGCTGGCTGCTGCCCGCGGGTTCAAAGTAGGCGAGAAAGTAGTGCAGCATCGCCCGCGCCAGCATGGACGTTCCAAGTATGGCGTTGGCCGCATGTTCAAGGGATTTCTCGATCTGTTCACCATCCGGTTTCTTACCTCCTATGAACATCGTCCGCAGCATCTGATGGGCATCCTCGGGATGATCTTCAGTGTGCTTGGCATCATCGGCATTGTGTATCTCACCATCATCTGGTTCCAGCCCGGTCAAACTCCTCTTCACCAGAGGCCACTGCTCACGTACAGTGTGGCGAGCCTGCTGCTGGGCGTGCAGCTTTTCTCCATTGGCCTGCTGGCAGAACTTATCACCGCTCAACGACAACGGAATGAAGACAGCTTCAGCATTGCTGAACGGACTGAACATAAGCTATAA
- the selD gene encoding selenide, water dikinase SelD, whose protein sequence is MAPGELSQVLRNLPKPTDPRVLVGTETADDAGVYQISETLALVQTLDFFPPVVDDPYLYGQIAAANALSDVYAMGGTPITALNLAGFPDNELPLSLLGTILQGGASKCIEAGCSVIGGHTVRDKEIKFGLSVTGIVHPKQIWTNAAAKPGDALVLLKPLGTGFVTTAAKKQKCPQDTLDAALQSMSTLNKASADLCRHFSGVHAVTDITGFGLAGHSLEMALGSHVTLEINLTNLPLLPGVLDLVRGKFFTRARISNRNYVQDELEGAENADPDLMEIFLDAQTSGGFLVSIAHEQLSAFLEKARQYGTLAQAHIGSVTVRQHKALILKN, encoded by the coding sequence ATGGCTCCCGGGGAGCTCTCGCAGGTACTGCGGAATCTACCTAAACCCACCGATCCAAGAGTGCTGGTGGGAACCGAAACGGCTGATGATGCCGGTGTCTACCAGATCAGCGAAACTCTCGCTCTGGTGCAGACACTCGACTTTTTCCCGCCGGTCGTCGATGATCCGTACCTGTATGGACAGATTGCAGCTGCGAACGCCTTGTCAGATGTTTATGCCATGGGCGGCACTCCCATCACCGCGCTTAATCTTGCCGGCTTCCCTGATAATGAGTTACCCTTATCACTGCTGGGCACCATCTTGCAGGGTGGAGCAAGTAAATGCATCGAAGCAGGTTGCAGCGTTATTGGTGGACACACCGTACGCGACAAGGAGATCAAGTTCGGTCTGTCCGTCACCGGAATCGTACATCCCAAACAGATCTGGACCAATGCCGCAGCTAAACCAGGTGATGCTCTGGTACTTCTCAAACCTCTGGGCACCGGTTTTGTCACGACGGCTGCTAAGAAACAGAAATGCCCGCAGGATACGCTTGATGCAGCCCTGCAAAGTATGTCAACTCTAAATAAAGCCAGCGCAGATTTATGCCGACACTTTTCCGGCGTACATGCTGTCACCGATATCACCGGCTTCGGCCTAGCCGGGCACAGCCTGGAAATGGCACTCGGCAGTCACGTGACTCTGGAAATCAATCTGACCAATCTGCCTCTGCTACCCGGAGTACTCGACCTGGTTCGTGGCAAGTTCTTCACCCGTGCCCGAATCAGTAATCGCAACTATGTTCAGGATGAACTGGAAGGGGCAGAAAATGCTGATCCTGATCTCATGGAAATTTTCCTGGATGCCCAGACATCAGGCGGATTCCTGGTCAGCATCGCCCATGAACAGTTATCTGCATTTCTGGAAAAAGCCCGGCAGTACGGTACGCTGGCCCAGGCCCACATCGGCAGCGTTACAGTCCGTCAGCACAAGGCACTGATTCTCAAGAACTGA
- a CDS encoding matrixin family metalloprotease, producing the protein MKRLLLTSASALLLTSVSVAQPPNVGRWTNDLASPQPQGYSQGSPAVITWGFMQLNTPINDGNNAPNNLQTFLNGIYGGGQAQWQPLFQSVFDRWSAVSGVSYVFEANDDGQAMTNTSGSPAGSLGIRPDIRIGGKLIDGNSNVLAYNYGPNHGDMVIDTGDNFYSNNLANNSRALRNVVAHEHGHGLGMPHLESNNASFLMEPFINLGFDGPQHHDILAAHRSYGDFNEKSFAGQGNDVFGRATAMGNIAVGNSASVGNSARTLVVAPTAVDFVSIDGSSDTDFYSFSVTSASRVDVLLEALGFNYNATPQNGGGNVAWSTLDRSNLALALFDTDGITLLASANLTGLGGNESLFFILNAAGTYFVRVTGTDNPDASALDTQFYGLTVSISAIPEPMAVALVGIAGLGGAGSWWYRRRQRQLLMNQSVDRI; encoded by the coding sequence ATGAAGCGTCTGTTGCTCACGTCTGCTAGTGCATTGTTATTAACTTCAGTATCAGTAGCTCAACCGCCTAATGTCGGTCGCTGGACCAACGACTTGGCATCACCTCAGCCACAAGGATATTCACAGGGTTCTCCTGCGGTTATCACCTGGGGGTTCATGCAGCTCAATACCCCGATCAACGATGGCAACAATGCGCCTAACAATCTTCAGACTTTCCTCAACGGGATTTATGGAGGTGGGCAGGCACAGTGGCAACCACTGTTTCAATCGGTTTTTGATCGCTGGAGTGCTGTGAGCGGTGTGAGTTACGTTTTCGAAGCTAATGATGATGGTCAGGCAATGACCAATACATCTGGCAGCCCCGCCGGATCACTGGGAATTCGACCCGATATTCGCATAGGTGGCAAACTCATCGATGGCAACAGTAATGTTCTGGCTTACAATTATGGCCCCAATCATGGCGATATGGTGATCGATACCGGTGATAATTTTTATTCAAATAATCTGGCAAACAATTCGCGTGCGTTAAGGAATGTTGTTGCCCATGAACATGGCCACGGTCTGGGTATGCCCCATCTTGAAAGTAACAACGCTTCATTCCTGATGGAGCCCTTTATCAATCTTGGTTTCGATGGCCCACAACATCACGATATTCTCGCAGCGCATCGCAGTTACGGCGATTTCAACGAGAAGAGTTTCGCTGGCCAGGGTAATGACGTCTTTGGTCGCGCTACTGCGATGGGAAACATTGCTGTCGGCAATTCAGCTTCGGTAGGTAACTCAGCCCGTACACTGGTCGTTGCACCTACCGCCGTTGATTTCGTCAGTATTGATGGCAGCAGCGATACCGACTTCTATTCCTTCTCAGTAACTTCCGCTTCGCGTGTGGATGTTTTGCTGGAAGCACTGGGCTTTAATTACAATGCAACTCCGCAAAATGGAGGTGGTAATGTAGCGTGGAGTACTTTGGATCGAAGTAACCTGGCTTTGGCATTATTCGATACAGATGGTATCACACTACTCGCTTCCGCGAATCTTACTGGTTTGGGTGGCAATGAATCACTGTTCTTTATTCTCAATGCAGCGGGTACTTATTTCGTTCGTGTCACGGGAACTGACAATCCAGACGCTTCAGCACTCGATACACAGTTCTACGGATTGACCGTTTCCATCTCCGCGATTCCTGAGCCGATGGCTGTCGCCCTTGTGGGTATCGCCGGTCTGGGCGGTGCGGGTTCCTGGTGGTATCGACGAAGGCAGCGGCAGTTACTGATGAACCAAAGTGTGGATAGAATCTGA
- a CDS encoding threonine synthase, producing MTTASTGNRILGLACRSCGKLYPLQANNFCTEDFGPLEVSYDYEVIAKQLRKEDLQKRPWNMWRYRELLPLDGEPTVGLHVGGTPLVHARRLGAALGVKQLYVKNDAVNFPTLSFKDRVVAVALSKAKELGFTTVGCASTGNLANSVAANAASAGLETFILVPHDLEKAKLLGTSVYGSNLVKVKGTYDQVNRLCTQIAFKYGWGLVNINLRPFYAEGSKSMGYEIAEQLDWKLPKHVVCPMAGGSLIGKISKAFKELTSLGWVNNTPTKFYGAQASGCAPITTAVKQGKDSHKPVKTPNTIAKSLAIGDPADGYFAAKLITNSGGWAEDATDEEIIEGMQLLSQTEGIFAETAGGVTVAVARKLIEQKRLPVDEPIVICITGNGLKTQDVLEQMLESVPLIGPTLNEFDQVVTGPRETVRKPSTATV from the coding sequence GTGACGACTGCATCGACTGGTAATCGCATACTCGGGCTGGCTTGCCGTTCGTGTGGCAAACTCTATCCGCTGCAGGCCAACAATTTCTGTACCGAAGATTTCGGACCGCTCGAAGTTTCATATGACTATGAAGTCATTGCCAAACAGTTGCGCAAGGAAGATTTGCAGAAGCGGCCCTGGAACATGTGGCGCTATCGTGAACTTTTGCCACTCGATGGCGAGCCTACCGTCGGTCTGCATGTAGGTGGCACACCGCTGGTTCATGCCCGACGTCTGGGTGCAGCATTAGGTGTTAAACAGTTGTATGTCAAAAATGATGCTGTCAACTTTCCCACGCTATCCTTCAAAGATCGCGTAGTAGCAGTGGCGCTTTCGAAAGCAAAAGAACTAGGTTTCACCACGGTAGGCTGTGCCAGTACAGGCAACCTGGCCAACAGCGTTGCGGCCAATGCCGCCTCGGCCGGGCTGGAGACATTCATTCTGGTGCCGCACGATCTGGAGAAAGCCAAACTACTGGGTACCAGTGTTTATGGATCGAACCTGGTCAAGGTGAAAGGCACTTATGATCAGGTCAATCGGCTCTGCACCCAGATAGCCTTCAAATACGGCTGGGGGCTGGTGAATATCAATCTTCGTCCTTTTTATGCTGAAGGCTCCAAGAGTATGGGCTATGAAATAGCTGAACAACTTGATTGGAAGTTGCCAAAGCATGTTGTCTGCCCGATGGCTGGTGGAAGTCTCATTGGCAAGATCAGCAAAGCTTTCAAGGAACTGACCAGTCTAGGTTGGGTGAATAATACACCAACGAAGTTTTATGGTGCCCAGGCAAGTGGTTGCGCGCCCATTACTACTGCGGTCAAGCAAGGGAAGGATTCACACAAACCGGTGAAGACCCCCAATACCATCGCCAAGAGCCTGGCCATTGGCGACCCGGCAGATGGATACTTTGCCGCCAAGCTGATCACCAACAGCGGAGGATGGGCTGAAGATGCCACCGATGAAGAGATCATTGAAGGCATGCAACTGCTCAGCCAGACCGAAGGCATTTTTGCAGAGACTGCTGGCGGTGTGACAGTCGCAGTTGCCCGCAAACTCATCGAACAGAAACGATTGCCGGTCGATGAACCGATTGTCATCTGCATTACTGGCAACGGTCTGAAAACACAGGATGTTCTGGAACAGATGCTGGAATCAGTACCACTCATCGGACCGACCTTGAATGAGTTTGATCAGGTGGTAACTGGACCCAGGGAAACTGTTAGAAAACCAAGCACGGCAACTGTTTAG
- a CDS encoding MoaD family protein — translation MPIEVQIPTPLRAQTEGQDSLQANGTTVHAVLQDVVSRFPALKDRLFDNAGQPRRFVNFFINDEDIRFLDGMETAVKDGDSLAIIPAVAGG, via the coding sequence ATGCCCATCGAAGTTCAGATACCAACACCCTTGCGAGCGCAGACAGAAGGCCAGGATTCACTGCAGGCCAATGGCACCACGGTTCATGCCGTTCTGCAGGATGTTGTCAGCCGGTTCCCTGCACTGAAAGATCGGCTCTTTGACAATGCAGGCCAGCCTCGCCGTTTCGTCAATTTCTTCATCAACGATGAAGATATCCGTTTTCTGGATGGAATGGAAACAGCCGTCAAGGATGGTGATAGCCTAGCGATCATTCCCGCCGTGGCAGGGGGGTAA
- a CDS encoding ThiF family adenylyltransferase codes for MRFHGVGEAGQKKLLASRVTLCGCGALGTVLANVLVRAGIGFVRIIDRDFIETHNLQRQVLFDEDDVTANLPKAEAAARKLRRINSEITIQPIVTDIDHTNIIDFVNDVDLVLDGTDNFEVRYLVNDAAIKLNKPWVYGGAIGSVGQTMTIIPGQTPCLRCVVETSPPPGMAATCETAGVLSPTINVIASLQATEAIKILTGHIEAINRELVYIDVWDNEFRRFKISKLKDKVDCPCCKQKNFEWLEGKMGAHTTSLCGRNAVQVAHRTASQLNFATLVEVLHGVAQGEVTHNKFMLRFTADGHEFTVFPDGRAIIKGTNDIDRAKTLYAKYIGH; via the coding sequence ATGCGGTTTCATGGTGTCGGCGAAGCTGGGCAGAAAAAACTACTCGCTAGCAGAGTAACACTGTGTGGATGCGGTGCTCTTGGCACTGTTCTAGCCAATGTGCTGGTGCGAGCCGGCATCGGCTTTGTTCGAATCATCGATCGCGATTTTATCGAAACGCATAACCTGCAGCGGCAGGTATTATTCGATGAAGATGATGTGACCGCCAACCTGCCCAAGGCGGAAGCTGCTGCCCGCAAGTTGCGGCGCATCAACTCAGAAATCACCATACAACCCATCGTCACCGATATTGATCACACGAACATCATCGACTTTGTGAACGACGTTGATCTGGTGCTTGATGGAACCGATAACTTTGAAGTTCGCTACCTGGTCAACGATGCTGCTATCAAGCTGAACAAGCCGTGGGTATACGGTGGAGCGATTGGAAGCGTCGGCCAAACCATGACTATCATCCCAGGGCAAACGCCTTGTCTGCGTTGTGTTGTGGAAACCAGTCCGCCACCAGGCATGGCTGCAACCTGCGAAACCGCGGGCGTACTCTCACCCACTATCAATGTCATTGCCAGTCTTCAGGCAACCGAAGCGATCAAGATACTTACTGGACACATTGAAGCGATTAACCGGGAACTGGTATACATCGATGTCTGGGATAATGAGTTCCGTAGGTTCAAGATTAGCAAGCTGAAGGACAAGGTGGATTGCCCCTGTTGCAAACAGAAGAACTTTGAATGGCTTGAAGGCAAAATGGGGGCTCACACTACTTCCCTATGTGGCCGTAATGCTGTCCAAGTGGCTCATCGCACGGCAAGTCAGTTGAATTTTGCCACCCTGGTTGAAGTTCTTCATGGCGTTGCTCAGGGTGAAGTAACTCACAATAAATTCATGCTGCGGTTTACCGCAGATGGCCATGAATTCACGGTGTTCCCGGATGGCCGGGCAATCATCAAGGGTACAAACGATATTGATCGTGCTAAAACCTTATATGCCAAGTACATAGGACATTAA
- a CDS encoding aminotransferase class V-fold PLP-dependent enzyme — MPVTYLDNAATSFPKPESVYQKLDQFARQTLANPGRTSHKMALTAEQEIHQTRHLLNQLFRGENSDHFVFTLNCTDSLNMAMKGVLKKGDHVITTNLEHNSISRPLEALKDQGLITLTRVTADAEGTVSVEAVRQAFTPQTSLVAMTHASNVLGTIQPVGEVGALVREKNALLLVDAAQTAGVIPIDVREMNIDLLALPGHKALLGPTGTGVLYSGPRVNLHAWREGGTGGDSMSRLQPEEYPFHMEGGTPNVLGLAGLRAGIEFVMEKGLSKIASHENALVEKLIDYLQKRGDCTLYGHLDASRRVGTLSFSHPAFDSPDLAAMLDTSFDIAVRPGMHCSPYIHQSLGTAPHGTVRVSPGIFNTEQDIDRLTEALSQILG, encoded by the coding sequence ATGCCCGTTACCTATCTCGACAATGCCGCCACCAGTTTTCCCAAGCCAGAATCGGTCTATCAGAAACTCGATCAGTTTGCCCGGCAGACGCTGGCTAACCCTGGTCGCACATCACATAAGATGGCTTTGACCGCTGAGCAGGAAATTCATCAAACTCGCCACCTGCTCAATCAATTGTTTCGCGGTGAAAATTCAGATCATTTCGTCTTCACGTTGAACTGTACCGATTCGCTCAACATGGCCATGAAGGGCGTGTTGAAAAAGGGCGATCATGTCATAACCACCAATCTAGAGCACAACAGTATCAGCAGGCCGCTGGAAGCACTCAAGGATCAAGGGTTGATCACCTTGACGAGGGTGACAGCCGATGCCGAGGGCACGGTCTCCGTGGAAGCTGTACGGCAAGCATTTACACCACAGACATCCCTGGTTGCCATGACCCATGCCAGCAACGTACTCGGTACCATTCAGCCAGTTGGCGAAGTGGGAGCGCTGGTGCGGGAAAAGAATGCTTTGCTTCTGGTGGATGCTGCCCAGACAGCAGGAGTGATTCCCATTGATGTGCGTGAGATGAACATTGACCTGCTGGCATTGCCTGGCCACAAAGCGCTGCTGGGTCCGACGGGAACCGGAGTACTCTATTCGGGGCCAAGAGTAAACCTTCACGCCTGGCGGGAGGGTGGCACCGGCGGCGATTCCATGAGTCGGCTGCAACCTGAAGAATATCCATTCCACATGGAAGGTGGAACGCCCAATGTTCTGGGCTTGGCCGGGCTGCGGGCCGGTATTGAATTTGTCATGGAGAAAGGGTTGTCGAAAATAGCCAGCCACGAAAACGCACTGGTTGAAAAGCTGATTGATTATCTGCAAAAGCGGGGTGATTGTACGCTGTATGGTCATCTCGATGCATCGCGACGTGTGGGCACGCTGAGTTTCAGTCATCCTGCTTTTGATTCACCCGACCTGGCGGCTATGCTCGATACCAGTTTTGATATCGCAGTCCGTCCTGGAATGCATTGTTCTCCATACATCCATCAGTCGCTGGGCACCGCACCACACGGAACCGTCCGTGTCAGCCCGGGCATATTCAATACCGAGCAGGATATTGATCGATTGACGGAAGCACTCTCGCAGATTCTGGGTTAA